Proteins encoded in a region of the Streptomyces sp. NBC_00310 genome:
- a CDS encoding helix-turn-helix domain-containing protein: protein MGARTEPTARQVRLGHILRKVREDGAHGSQDTMARSLTWSEAKLSRIESGRIGISEADLGLLLDRYGIADQDLRSYMLDLRQRGNVRGWETDIRSVVSPMYADYIGYESDASEAYNAEINLIPGLLQTYTYAAAVLDVHLPGIPDAERHERLAIRDKRQQVFDRENPLIFWGVISESALRRVIGGPDVMAEQLEHILTLTKEYPGTVNVHVLPETSDSHAALFGPFVVLSFPERWEPDVVYLEGLTSNRFLEETEEVQAYTRLFNRLMMSDSLRGTESMKLIESHLNNYRKG, encoded by the coding sequence GTGGGAGCACGCACGGAGCCGACGGCGCGGCAGGTGCGGTTGGGCCACATCCTCCGCAAGGTGCGCGAGGACGGCGCGCATGGCAGTCAGGACACCATGGCTCGGTCGCTCACATGGTCCGAGGCCAAGCTGAGCCGCATCGAATCGGGGCGCATCGGCATCTCCGAGGCAGACCTGGGGCTGCTGCTCGATCGGTACGGCATCGCAGACCAGGACCTGCGTTCATACATGCTCGACCTGCGCCAACGAGGCAACGTCCGTGGTTGGGAAACGGACATCCGGTCAGTCGTGAGCCCCATGTACGCCGACTACATCGGCTATGAATCAGACGCTTCGGAGGCGTATAACGCCGAAATCAACCTGATCCCGGGGCTGTTGCAGACCTACACGTATGCGGCAGCCGTGCTCGATGTACATCTGCCCGGTATCCCGGACGCGGAGAGGCACGAACGACTCGCCATCCGCGACAAGCGGCAACAGGTCTTCGATCGTGAAAATCCCCTGATTTTCTGGGGCGTTATCTCGGAATCAGCATTGCGCCGCGTCATCGGCGGCCCCGATGTCATGGCTGAACAACTCGAACACATCCTTACCCTGACCAAGGAATACCCCGGCACTGTAAATGTTCACGTACTTCCGGAGACATCAGATTCTCACGCTGCGCTCTTCGGGCCGTTTGTCGTTCTCTCGTTCCCCGAACGCTGGGAGCCGGACGTCGTCTACCTCGAAGGGTTGACCAGTAACAGGTTCCTGGAGGAGACCGAGGAAGTGCAGGCGTACACCAGACTGTTCAACCGGCTGATGATGTCGGACTCCCTCAGGGGAACCGAATCGATGAAACTCATAGAGAGCCACCTCAACAACTACCGCAAAGGATAG
- a CDS encoding ATP-binding protein, which yields MTAPSPPRSPGERPALRSVLPFPLVTAVLTATATGAAVAVAPQSVRVLLAGGAGVAALLLTLAVAVAAHARVSARLLRHRLNAVSRDTGLLLQEQVRTAEEFARERGRLTEEFVQERARIAAEYARERARLTAESERERERLSGERDRTAEETAQERALFTERAQRAETDRTVLLAVTANVAGRMQALATATLADLRAMEERHADEDVLADLLHLDHRTAQAGRLADSVAVLAGARSGRRWARPIPMESILRGAMGRIGAYRRIRLHSSSEAAVAGHAAEGVMHALAELLDNAANFSPPTAEVHVYVEEVPAGAIISVEDSGLVMSDVQLRRAERAVSGEAADLTSLSGTRLGLAVVGRLARKHGLRVSFRPSARGGTGVLMLIPQDVLASTVPTTTAPTTTAPTASAPAQSSPYGSVRPPHDLDAEPTPTHEFPTEVPAAPVADPVAEALIDSLSGYRPGPPAPAPDATPDAPPASTAFGASYASPYTSPYDAPANSSFTSSFSSEFGTGGPAFGAGGSAFGTGGSAFDSESVSGSVSGTGSPTGPPTGFEPGGSDGSEPGTPAADDETPTAFDSLPRRRRGQSLAEAEARTRAHAADAADATGGAERASRPAEDASTGAVRFSSFRRAVRGTGGLDQAFVQGTAAGDEGSTGMPGAPSTPETAAAVDRHPNPAEAPVREAALEPVRDAAPPAEALRQPELEPVRESEWGAVAGSAWAPGPEPVREAAWEPGPPVPEAGWEPEPARGLAWRPDTAKQAAWEAEAAAELPWAPGPEPVRETQWELDPVREQAWEPVREQAWEPVQGTRPGPDDGIASASFRPSSPATTGPDPDVDPGPDPAGQRPHAPDPRTHPHLEGDHTP from the coding sequence CTCACCAGGCGAACGCCCCGCCCTGCGCTCAGTCCTTCCCTTTCCCCTGGTGACCGCCGTGCTCACCGCGACCGCCACCGGAGCCGCGGTCGCGGTGGCACCGCAGTCCGTACGGGTGCTCCTCGCGGGCGGCGCGGGCGTGGCCGCGCTGCTGCTGACGCTCGCCGTCGCGGTCGCCGCGCACGCGCGCGTGTCGGCGAGACTGCTGCGCCACCGCCTGAACGCCGTCTCCCGGGACACCGGTCTGCTGCTCCAGGAGCAGGTCCGGACGGCCGAGGAGTTCGCGCGGGAGCGGGGTCGGCTGACCGAGGAGTTCGTCCAGGAACGGGCGCGGATCGCCGCCGAGTACGCACGGGAACGGGCGCGGCTGACCGCGGAGTCCGAGCGCGAACGCGAACGGCTGTCCGGCGAACGGGACCGGACGGCGGAGGAGACCGCCCAGGAGCGGGCCCTGTTCACCGAACGTGCCCAGCGCGCCGAGACCGACCGCACCGTCCTCCTCGCCGTCACCGCGAACGTGGCCGGCCGTATGCAGGCCCTCGCCACCGCCACCCTCGCCGACTTGCGCGCCATGGAGGAACGTCACGCCGACGAGGACGTCCTCGCCGACCTCCTCCACCTCGACCACCGCACCGCCCAGGCGGGCCGTCTCGCCGACTCCGTCGCCGTTCTCGCGGGCGCGCGCTCGGGCCGCCGCTGGGCGCGCCCGATCCCCATGGAGTCGATCCTGCGGGGCGCGATGGGCCGTATCGGCGCCTACCGCCGGATCCGGCTGCACTCCTCCAGCGAGGCCGCCGTCGCCGGTCACGCCGCCGAGGGCGTCATGCACGCGCTCGCCGAACTCCTCGACAACGCGGCCAACTTCTCGCCGCCGACGGCCGAGGTCCATGTGTACGTCGAGGAGGTCCCGGCCGGCGCGATCATCTCCGTCGAGGACTCCGGGCTCGTGATGAGCGATGTCCAGCTCCGGCGCGCCGAACGCGCCGTGTCGGGCGAGGCGGCCGACCTCACGAGCCTCTCCGGCACCCGCCTCGGCCTCGCCGTCGTCGGCCGTCTCGCCCGCAAGCACGGGCTGAGGGTCTCCTTCCGCCCGTCCGCGCGCGGCGGTACGGGCGTCCTGATGCTCATCCCCCAGGACGTCCTGGCGAGCACGGTTCCCACGACCACCGCTCCCACGACCACCGCTCCCACGGCGTCCGCGCCCGCCCAGTCGTCGCCCTACGGGTCCGTCCGCCCCCCGCACGACCTGGACGCCGAGCCGACGCCCACCCACGAGTTCCCGACGGAGGTCCCCGCCGCCCCGGTGGCCGATCCCGTGGCCGAGGCCCTGATCGACTCCCTGTCCGGTTACCGGCCCGGACCGCCTGCCCCCGCCCCCGACGCCACCCCCGACGCCCCGCCCGCCTCCACGGCGTTCGGCGCCTCCTACGCCTCGCCTTACACCTCTCCCTACGACGCCCCCGCCAACTCCTCCTTCACCTCGTCGTTCAGCTCCGAATTCGGCACGGGCGGCCCTGCTTTCGGCGCAGGCGGCTCCGCGTTCGGCACGGGCGGCTCCGCGTTCGACTCCGAGTCGGTCTCCGGGTCCGTTTCCGGGACCGGCTCCCCCACCGGCCCCCCCACCGGCTTCGAGCCGGGCGGTTCCGACGGTTCCGAGCCCGGCACTCCGGCCGCCGACGACGAGACGCCCACCGCCTTCGACTCCCTCCCCCGGCGCCGTCGCGGCCAGTCCCTCGCCGAGGCGGAGGCCCGCACCCGGGCACACGCCGCCGACGCCGCCGACGCCACCGGCGGTGCGGAGCGTGCCTCCCGGCCCGCCGAGGACGCCAGCACGGGCGCCGTCCGCTTCAGCAGCTTCCGCCGCGCGGTGCGTGGCACGGGCGGGCTGGACCAGGCGTTCGTCCAGGGGACGGCCGCCGGGGACGAGGGCTCCACGGGGATGCCGGGAGCACCGTCGACACCGGAGACGGCCGCGGCCGTGGACCGGCACCCCAACCCGGCCGAGGCCCCCGTGCGGGAGGCCGCCCTGGAACCCGTACGGGACGCCGCTCCGCCCGCGGAGGCCCTGCGGCAGCCCGAGTTGGAGCCGGTGCGGGAGTCCGAGTGGGGTGCCGTGGCGGGATCGGCGTGGGCGCCCGGACCCGAGCCCGTACGGGAGGCCGCGTGGGAGCCCGGGCCGCCCGTGCCGGAGGCCGGGTGGGAGCCCGAGCCCGCGCGGGGACTGGCGTGGCGGCCGGACACGGCGAAGCAGGCGGCCTGGGAGGCGGAGGCCGCCGCGGAGCTCCCGTGGGCGCCCGGACCCGAGCCCGTACGGGAGACGCAGTGGGAGCTCGATCCCGTACGCGAGCAGGCGTGGGAACCCGTACGGGAGCAGGCGTGGGAACCCGTGCAGGGCACCCGCCCCGGCCCGGACGACGGCATCGCTTCCGCCTCCTTCCGCCCCTCCTCTCCGGCCACCACGGGCCCGGACCCGGACGTGGATCCGGGCCCCGACCCGGCTGGACAGCGGCCCCACGCCCCGGACCCGCGCACGCACCCCCACCTGGAAGGCGACCACACCCCATGA
- a CDS encoding cytochrome P450 yields MDFATSENGDGHAVPLPAAVPVPLFDTRFRGEPAALYGELRREHGEVAPVLLDGGVPAWLVLGYRELHQVTSDPELFSRDSGLWNQWPNIPADWPLLPVISPEQPSVLGTVGERHRQRVALIDEALEAVEPLELRGHVERFADELIDVVCGVGAADLVGQFAALLPVRVLAFLFGFREEHAPGLVAALNDILDGRDRAMAAEGYLRTAMARLVAERGQRPGDDVVSRLLANARAYEVTVEEVTHDVMVMLAVGHQPTADWIGNSLHLMLTDDRFAASLFGGRSSVAEAMNEVLWEDAPIQNAAGRWTTRDTRLGGRVLRAGDLVVLGLQGANSDPRVRTHGSALTGGNNAHFSFGHGDHRCPFPAQETAEVIARTGIEVLLDRLPDLDLAVPATSLTRRTSPWLRGWLELPVRFTPGPARRA; encoded by the coding sequence TTGGACTTCGCAACCTCTGAGAACGGCGACGGCCACGCGGTCCCCCTGCCCGCGGCCGTGCCCGTGCCCCTCTTCGACACGCGCTTCCGGGGCGAACCCGCCGCCCTGTACGGGGAGTTGCGGCGGGAGCACGGCGAGGTGGCGCCCGTGCTCCTCGACGGGGGCGTACCGGCGTGGCTGGTGCTCGGCTACCGCGAGCTGCACCAGGTGACGAGCGATCCGGAGCTGTTCAGCCGGGACTCCGGGCTGTGGAACCAGTGGCCGAACATCCCCGCCGACTGGCCGCTGCTCCCCGTGATCAGCCCGGAGCAGCCGTCGGTCCTCGGCACGGTCGGCGAGCGGCACCGGCAGCGTGTCGCGCTGATCGACGAGGCGCTGGAGGCGGTCGAACCGCTCGAACTGCGCGGTCACGTCGAGCGGTTCGCCGACGAGTTGATCGACGTGGTGTGCGGGGTGGGCGCGGCCGACCTGGTGGGGCAGTTCGCGGCGCTGCTGCCCGTGCGCGTCCTGGCGTTCCTCTTCGGCTTCCGGGAGGAGCACGCTCCCGGACTGGTGGCGGCGCTGAACGACATCCTCGACGGCCGGGACCGGGCGATGGCGGCCGAGGGGTATCTGCGGACGGCGATGGCCCGGCTGGTCGCGGAGCGCGGGCAGCGGCCCGGGGACGACGTGGTCTCCCGGCTCCTGGCGAACGCGCGCGCGTACGAGGTCACGGTCGAGGAGGTGACCCACGACGTGATGGTGATGCTGGCGGTGGGCCACCAGCCGACGGCCGACTGGATCGGCAACTCCCTCCATCTGATGCTGACGGACGACCGTTTCGCGGCGTCTCTCTTCGGCGGGCGCAGCAGTGTGGCCGAGGCCATGAACGAGGTGCTGTGGGAGGACGCCCCCATCCAGAACGCCGCCGGCCGCTGGACCACCCGCGACACCCGCCTCGGCGGCCGTGTCCTCCGTGCGGGTGACCTGGTCGTCCTCGGTCTCCAGGGCGCCAACTCCGACCCTCGCGTCCGTACGCACGGGTCCGCCCTCACCGGCGGCAACAACGCCCACTTCTCCTTCGGCCACGGTGACCACCGCTGCCCGTTCCCGGCCCAGGAGACCGCCGAGGTCATCGCCCGAACGGGTATCGAGGTCCTCCTGGACCGGCTGCCGGACCTGGACCTCGCGGTGCCGGCCACCTCCCTGACGCGGCGGACGTCTCCTTGGCTGCGGGGATGGCTGGAGCTGCCGGTGAGGTTCACGCCGGGGCCGGCCCGCCGGGCTTGA
- a CDS encoding DUF742 domain-containing protein gives MSRPGRDDLPDRLYTLTGGRSRSAPGAPFDLVTLVVAESQPMPGMQSEHVAILRLTERPTAVVEIAAELRLPVSITKVLLSDLLTAGRVSARHPDRAMLIDLDILEQVLVGLRNL, from the coding sequence ATGAGCCGGCCCGGCAGGGACGATCTGCCCGACCGGCTGTACACGCTCACCGGGGGGCGCAGCCGGTCCGCGCCCGGAGCCCCGTTCGACCTGGTGACCCTGGTGGTCGCGGAGAGCCAGCCGATGCCGGGCATGCAGTCGGAGCATGTGGCGATCCTGCGGCTGACTGAGCGGCCGACGGCGGTCGTGGAGATCGCCGCCGAGCTGCGGCTGCCGGTGAGCATCACCAAGGTCCTGCTCTCCGACCTCCTCACGGCGGGCCGGGTCAGTGCCCGGCATCCGGACCGGGCCATGCTGATCGATCTGGACATTCTGGAGCAGGTGTTAGTTGGACTTCGCAACCTCTGA
- a CDS encoding ATP-binding protein — protein sequence MSSCGIDREDEFAGDLVLVVSELVTNAVTHGRVPGTSGRRVGMSTEKDGNIYRVEVRDTQRDAMPLLCEARNGLDGGGRGLLLVDSLADKWGVRPEGIGKTVWAEKEFGTGNVGE from the coding sequence ATGTCCTCCTGCGGTATCGATCGGGAGGATGAATTCGCGGGCGATCTGGTGCTCGTCGTCAGTGAGTTGGTGACGAATGCCGTAACTCACGGTCGGGTGCCGGGTACTTCCGGCCGACGGGTCGGCATGTCCACCGAAAAGGACGGCAACATCTACCGCGTTGAAGTGCGGGACACCCAGCGCGATGCGATGCCTCTGCTGTGCGAAGCGCGAAATGGCCTGGACGGCGGGGGCAGAGGGCTCTTGCTCGTCGACTCCCTGGCGGACAAGTGGGGCGTGCGGCCGGAGGGTATCGGAAAAACCGTGTGGGCCGAGAAGGAATTCGGCACGGGGAACGTCGGCGAGTGA
- a CDS encoding alpha/beta hydrolase, with the protein MRRSAAVLSGAVVVLAGTLTAVPASASQSAQTVQAAAAKVAWKKCATDNSPTLQCASVKVPLDYAKPSGKKITLALSRVPHTSKTYQGPLLVNPGGPGGSGTGLAAFVASSLPKKVAAQYDVIGFDPRGVGASKPALDCKPGYFNPVRPDSVPSTSAIEKANLDRAQSFAKACGTKHKDVLPYINTISAVKDLDSIRKALGAKKINYFGYSYGTYLGAVYAKLYPERVRRLVLDSIVDPTGVWYEDNLDQDYAFDKRHKAFMKWVAKYNSTYKLGTDPKKIEAKWYAMRAALAKKPASGKVGASELEDTFIPGGYYNGYWPFLAEAFAAYVNDKDADPLVETYENFAAIDSSGDNGYSVYAAVQCRDASWSRDWKKWSKDNWAVYKKAPFMAWNNAWYNAPCAFWPTKSLKPVNIANSKLPPTLLFQATGDAATPYQGGLTVHKLLKKSSLVVEQGGGNHGITLSGNSCLDKYLATYLTNGKVPHGKGKVDATCKKLADPKPQAPQEASAQSTLSSTQGPTATSGATLHGILGFRG; encoded by the coding sequence ATGAGAAGAAGCGCAGCCGTGTTGAGCGGAGCCGTTGTCGTCCTGGCGGGGACGCTCACCGCCGTACCCGCCAGCGCGTCGCAGTCCGCGCAGACCGTCCAGGCCGCCGCCGCGAAGGTCGCCTGGAAGAAGTGCGCCACGGACAACTCCCCGACGCTCCAGTGCGCGTCGGTGAAGGTGCCGCTCGACTACGCGAAGCCGAGCGGGAAGAAGATCACGCTGGCGCTGTCCCGCGTGCCGCACACATCGAAGACGTACCAGGGCCCGCTGCTGGTCAACCCGGGCGGCCCCGGCGGCAGCGGTACGGGTCTGGCCGCGTTCGTCGCGTCCTCGCTGCCGAAGAAGGTCGCGGCCCAGTACGACGTCATCGGCTTCGACCCGCGCGGAGTGGGTGCCAGCAAGCCCGCCCTGGACTGCAAGCCCGGTTACTTCAACCCGGTGCGCCCGGACTCCGTGCCCAGCACGTCCGCGATCGAGAAGGCCAACCTCGACCGCGCCCAGTCCTTCGCCAAGGCCTGCGGTACGAAGCACAAGGACGTCCTGCCGTACATCAACACGATCAGCGCCGTGAAGGACCTGGACTCGATCCGTAAGGCCCTCGGCGCGAAGAAGATCAACTACTTCGGCTACTCGTACGGCACCTACCTCGGCGCCGTCTACGCCAAGCTGTACCCCGAGCGCGTACGGCGTCTGGTGCTGGACTCGATCGTCGACCCGACGGGTGTCTGGTACGAGGACAACCTCGACCAGGACTACGCCTTCGACAAGCGCCACAAGGCGTTCATGAAGTGGGTCGCCAAGTACAACTCCACGTACAAGCTCGGCACCGACCCGAAGAAGATCGAAGCCAAGTGGTACGCCATGCGGGCGGCCCTCGCCAAGAAGCCCGCGAGCGGCAAGGTGGGCGCCTCCGAGCTGGAGGACACCTTCATCCCGGGCGGCTACTACAACGGCTACTGGCCCTTCCTCGCCGAGGCGTTCGCGGCCTACGTGAACGACAAGGACGCCGACCCGCTGGTCGAGACGTACGAGAACTTCGCCGCCATCGACTCCTCCGGCGACAACGGCTACAGCGTCTACGCCGCGGTGCAGTGCCGTGACGCGTCCTGGTCCCGTGACTGGAAGAAGTGGAGCAAGGACAACTGGGCGGTGTACAAGAAGGCGCCGTTCATGGCCTGGAACAACGCCTGGTACAACGCGCCGTGCGCGTTCTGGCCGACCAAGTCGCTGAAGCCGGTGAACATCGCCAACTCCAAGCTGCCGCCGACGCTGCTGTTCCAGGCGACGGGCGACGCGGCCACCCCGTACCAGGGTGGTCTCACCGTCCACAAGCTGCTCAAGAAGTCCAGCCTGGTCGTCGAGCAGGGCGGCGGCAACCACGGCATCACGCTGAGCGGCAACAGCTGCCTCGACAAGTACCTGGCGACCTACCTCACCAACGGCAAGGTGCCGCACGGCAAGGGCAAGGTCGACGCCACCTGCAAGAAGCTGGCCGACCCGAAGCCGCAGGCCCCGCAGGAGGCTTCGGCCCAGTCGACGCTGAGCTCGACGCAGGGACCGACCGCGACGAGCGGTGCCACCCTGCACGGGATCCTCGGCTTCCGCGGCTGA
- a CDS encoding peptidoglycan-binding domain-containing protein: MRRLTTTVALVASLVFAGGAAVAAPQSAGSEVPRARTASAALPERLVAHGSEDVCNYTIKRPTLKAGSSGSAVQQVQCYLNNAMTRADLDEDGDFGPVTHSATKRFQRCAGITVDGTVGAQTWSFLVFWANSTDSVC, translated from the coding sequence ATGCGACGCCTGACCACTACCGTGGCTCTGGTCGCCTCTCTCGTCTTCGCGGGAGGCGCGGCCGTAGCGGCACCTCAGAGCGCTGGATCAGAGGTGCCTCGCGCGAGAACGGCAAGTGCAGCGCTGCCCGAGAGGCTCGTTGCCCACGGATCCGAAGACGTCTGCAACTACACCATCAAGCGGCCGACACTGAAGGCCGGATCGTCCGGAAGCGCTGTCCAGCAGGTTCAGTGCTACCTGAACAACGCCATGACACGCGCCGACCTGGACGAGGACGGGGACTTCGGGCCGGTCACCCACTCGGCGACAAAGCGGTTCCAGCGCTGCGCCGGCATCACCGTGGACGGGACCGTCGGAGCCCAGACATGGTCCTTCCTGGTCTTCTGGGCCAACTCGACGGACAGCGTGTGCTGA
- a CDS encoding DUF397 domain-containing protein — translation MPDASKVATTWQKSSSSGGDGNCVEFAAHENGVAVRHNKAPDGPALLFTHSEIAAMLAGAKAGEFDHLTRV, via the coding sequence ATCCCGGACGCCTCCAAAGTAGCCACCACATGGCAGAAGTCATCCTCCTCCGGAGGGGACGGAAACTGCGTCGAGTTCGCTGCCCACGAAAACGGCGTAGCCGTCCGACACAACAAGGCGCCGGACGGCCCCGCCCTCCTCTTCACCCACTCCGAGATCGCCGCCATGCTCGCGGGCGCGAAGGCCGGGGAGTTCGACCACCTCACCCGGGTCTAG
- a CDS encoding roadblock/LC7 domain-containing protein produces the protein MTGTGITADDRLTWLMEGLLERTPGARHALVLSRDGLRLCRTPELSVDRADQLSAIAAGIQSLSHGASVEFGDGSGGVRSAMAEFYGGVLFIVEAGEGAHLAVVTDEDADAGLVGHNMSELVEQLGEHLSAKPRHPTRTATGTTAASTTTAATATALAPRTS, from the coding sequence ATGACCGGCACCGGCATCACCGCCGACGACAGGCTCACCTGGCTCATGGAGGGGTTGCTGGAACGCACTCCGGGCGCCCGGCACGCGCTCGTCCTCTCCCGGGACGGCCTGAGGCTGTGCCGTACGCCCGAGCTCTCCGTCGACCGGGCCGACCAGCTCTCCGCGATCGCCGCCGGCATCCAGTCGCTGTCCCACGGGGCGTCCGTGGAGTTCGGCGACGGCAGCGGGGGCGTGCGGTCGGCGATGGCGGAGTTCTACGGCGGGGTCCTGTTCATCGTGGAGGCGGGCGAGGGCGCGCATCTGGCCGTGGTGACGGACGAGGACGCGGACGCCGGGCTCGTCGGACACAACATGAGCGAGCTGGTCGAACAACTCGGCGAGCACCTGAGCGCGAAGCCGCGCCACCCGACGCGCACGGCGACCGGTACGACCGCCGCCTCGACGACGACCGCGGCTACGGCTACGGCTCTGGCGCCCCGTACGTCATGA
- a CDS encoding DUF397 domain-containing protein has translation MSEHMIQDASKISATWQKSSSSGGDGNCVEFATHNDGIALRHSKAPHGPALLFTRSEIAAMLTGAKAGEFDHLTRG, from the coding sequence ATGTCGGAGCACATGATCCAGGACGCCTCCAAAATATCTGCCACATGGCAGAAGTCATCCTCCTCCGGAGGCGACGGAAACTGTGTCGAGTTCGCCACCCACAACGATGGCATAGCCCTCCGCCACAGCAAGGCCCCCCACGGCCCCGCCCTCCTCTTCACCCGCTCCGAAATCGCAGCCATGCTCACCGGCGCCAAGGCCGGGGAGTTCGATCACCTCACCCGGGGCTGA
- a CDS encoding ATP-binding protein, giving the protein MPELTTHRQYPTTNRAVARARSDSIAFLASCGIDPAHEFASELVLVISELMTNAVTHARVPGTSGRQVGMSIEKADDVYRVEVRDAQGDDMPCLRERGLHDTRGRGLVLVEALADSWGVKPEAVGKTVWVEKRFGR; this is encoded by the coding sequence ATGCCCGAACTGACCACACACCGTCAGTATCCCACCACCAACCGTGCGGTAGCCCGCGCGCGTTCGGACAGCATCGCCTTCCTCGCCTCCTGCGGTATCGATCCAGCCCATGAGTTCGCGAGCGAATTGGTGCTCGTCATCAGCGAGTTGATGACGAACGCCGTCACGCACGCGCGCGTACCCGGCACCTCCGGTCGCCAGGTCGGCATGTCCATCGAAAAGGCCGACGACGTCTACCGCGTAGAGGTGCGGGACGCGCAGGGCGACGACATGCCGTGCCTGCGCGAGAGAGGCCTCCATGACACCAGGGGACGGGGCCTCGTACTCGTCGAAGCGCTCGCGGATTCCTGGGGCGTGAAGCCGGAAGCCGTCGGAAAGACCGTGTGGGTGGAGAAGAGGTTCGGGCGGTGA
- the serC gene encoding phosphoserine transaminase has protein sequence MADIQIPSDIKPADGRFGAGPSKVRTEALDALAATGTSLLGTSHRQAPVKNLVGQVRAGISELFSLPEGYEVVLGNGGSTAFWDIATHGLIENKSQHLTFGEFSSKFAKAAKLAPWLAEPTVVSSDPGTHPEPAAEAGVDVYAFTHNETSTGVAAPLARVQGADEGSLVLVDATSGAGGLPVDIAETDVYYFAPQKSFASDGGLWIGVFSPAAIERAERIHASGRHIPEFFSLPTAIDNSRKNQTYNTPALATLFLLNQQLEWINGQGGLSWSTARTKDSSTRLYTWAEESKYATPFVSDPAKRSQVIGTIDFADEIDAAAVAKVLRANGIVDTEPYRKLGRNQLRVAMFPAIDPTDVEALTKCVDYVIEKL, from the coding sequence GTGGCTGATATCCAGATCCCCTCTGACATCAAGCCCGCCGACGGACGTTTCGGCGCGGGCCCCTCCAAGGTGCGGACGGAGGCGCTGGACGCGCTGGCCGCCACCGGTACCTCCCTGCTCGGCACCTCCCACCGCCAGGCCCCGGTGAAGAACCTGGTCGGCCAGGTCCGCGCGGGCATCAGCGAGCTGTTCTCCCTCCCCGAGGGCTACGAGGTCGTCCTCGGCAACGGCGGCTCCACGGCCTTCTGGGACATCGCGACCCACGGCCTGATCGAGAACAAGAGCCAGCACCTGACCTTCGGTGAGTTCAGCTCGAAGTTCGCCAAGGCCGCGAAGCTCGCCCCCTGGCTCGCCGAGCCGACGGTCGTCTCCTCCGACCCCGGCACGCACCCGGAGCCGGCCGCCGAGGCGGGCGTCGACGTCTACGCCTTCACCCACAACGAGACCTCGACGGGCGTCGCGGCCCCCCTGGCGCGCGTCCAGGGCGCCGACGAGGGCTCCCTCGTCCTGGTCGACGCCACGTCCGGCGCGGGCGGCCTGCCCGTCGACATCGCCGAGACCGACGTCTACTACTTCGCCCCGCAGAAGTCCTTCGCCTCCGACGGCGGCCTGTGGATCGGTGTCTTCTCCCCGGCGGCGATCGAGCGCGCCGAGCGGATCCACGCCTCCGGCCGTCACATCCCGGAGTTCTTCAGCCTCCCCACGGCGATCGACAACTCCCGCAAGAACCAGACGTACAACACCCCGGCCCTCGCGACCCTCTTCCTGCTGAACCAGCAGCTGGAGTGGATCAACGGCCAGGGTGGTCTGAGCTGGTCCACGGCCCGTACGAAGGACTCCTCGACCCGGCTGTACACCTGGGCGGAGGAGTCCAAGTACGCGACCCCGTTCGTCTCGGACCCGGCCAAGCGCTCGCAGGTCATCGGCACGATCGACTTCGCCGACGAGATCGACGCCGCCGCCGTCGCCAAGGTCCTGCGCGCCAACGGCATCGTCGACACCGAGCCCTACCGCAAGCTCGGCCGCAACCAGCTCCGCGTCGCGATGTTCCCGGCGATCGACCCGACGGACGTCGAGGCCCTGACCAAGTGCGTCGACTACGTGATCGAGAAGCTCTGA